The genomic interval CGATCGTCCACAATATCGAGATGAAGCCGGGCAAGGGCGGTCAGATCGCCCGTTCGGCGGGCACCTATGCACAGGTCGTCGGTCGTGACCGCGGCCTCGTCATCGTGCGTCTCGGTTCGGGCGAACAGCGTTACATCCGCGGCGAGTGCATGGGCACGGTCGGTGCGGTGTCGAACCCCGACAACCAGAACACCAACCTGGGCAAGGCCGGCCGCAACCGCTGGCTCGGCAAGCGTCCGCTGACTCGCGGTGTCGCGAAGAACCCGGTCGACCACCCGCACGGCGGTGGTGAAGGCCGCACCTCGGGTGGCCGTCATCCGGTGACCCCGTGGGGCAAGCCGACCAAGGGTGCCCGTACCCGTCACAACAAGTCGACCGACAAGATGATCATCCGGTCGCGTCACGCGAAGAAGAAGAGGTAAGCCATGGCTCGCTCGGTCTGGAAGGGTCCGTTCGTGGACCTCCATCTCCTCAAGAAAGCCGAAACGGCCCAGGACGGCGGCAGCACTGCCCCGATCAAGACCTGGTCGCGCCGGTCCACCATCCTGCCGCAGTTCGTCGGGCTGACCTTCAACGTCTACAACGGCCGCAAGTTCGTGCCGGTGTCGGTCAATGAAGACATGGTCGGCATGAAGCTGGGTGAATTCGCGCCGACGCGCTTCTTCCCCGGCCACGCGGCTGACAAGAAGGGCAAACGCTAATGGGCAAGGAAAAGTCCCCCCGCCGCGTTGCGGACAATGAGGCGCTCTCGGTCGGCACGCAGATTCGCGGCTCGGCGCAGAAGCTGAACCTCGTTGCCGCGCTGATCCGCGGCCGCAAGGTCGAAGACGCGATGAACGTTCTCGCTTTCTCGAAGAAGGCGATGGCCGTCGATGTGCGCAAGGTTCTCGCCAGCGCCGTCGCCAACGCGGAAAACAACCACAACCTCGACGTCGACGCGCTCGTCGTCAAGGAAGCGAGCGTCGGCAAGTCGCTCTCGATGAAGCGCTGGCACGCGCGTGGCCGCGGCAAGTCGACCCGGATCGTCAAGCCGTTCAGCCGCATCCGCATCGTCGTGCGCGAACAGGAAGAAGAGGCGTAAGATGGGCCAGAAGAGCAATCCGATCGGCCTGCGCCTGCAGGTCAACCGCACCTGGGACAGCCGCTGGTTCGCCGAGGGCCAGGACTATGGCCGCATGCTTGTCGAGGATCTCAAGATCCGCAAATATGTGTTCAAGACCCTGCCGCAGGCAGCGATCTCGAAGGTCGTGATCGAACGTCCGGCGAAGCTGTGCCGCGTGTCGATCTATGCCGCCCGTCCGGGCGTCATCATCGGCAAGAAGGGCGCGGACATCGAAAAGCTGCGCAAGAAGCTGGGTGAGATGACGGGCAGCGACGTGTCGCTGAACATCGTCGAGATCCGCAAGCCCGAAGTCGACGCCAAGCTCGTCGGCCAGGGCATTGCCGACCAGCTCGAACGCCGCGTCGCGTTCCGCCGCGCCATGAAGCGCGCCGTTCAGTCGGCGATGCGTCTCGGCGCCGAGGGCATCCGCATCAACTGCGCCGGCCGTCTGGGCGGCGCGGAAATCGCGCGCACCGAATGGTATCGCGAAGGCCGGGTGCCGCTGCACACGCTGCGCGCCAATGTCGACTATGCCGAGGCCGAAGCGCACACCGCTTACGGTGTCTGCGGCATCAAGGTCTGGATTTTCAAGGGCGAGATCCTTGGTCACGACCCGATGGCGACCGACCGTCTGATGCTCGATGCGCAGACGACCGGTGTCCGTCCGGCCCGTGAAGATCGCCGCTAAGGACTGCTGACATGCTGCAACCGAAAAAAACCAAGTTCCGCAAGGCCTTCAAGGGCCGCATCCATGGCAATGCCAAGGGCGGTACCAGCCTGAACTTCGGCTCCTACGGGCTGAAGGCGATGGAACCCGAGCGCATCACCGCGCGCCAGATCGAAGCGGCCCGCCGCGCGATCAGCCGTGCGATCAAGCGTCAGGGCCGTTTGTGGATCCGCATCTTCCCCGACGTCCCCGTGTCGTCGAAGCCTGCCGAAGTCCGTATGGGTAAGGGCAAGGGTTCGCCGGAATTCTGGGCCGCGCGGGTGAAGCCGGGCCGCATCCTGTTCGAACTCGACGGCGTTCCGGGCCCCGTGGCCGCGCTGGCGTTCGAACGCGCCGCGATGAAGCTGCCGATCAAGACGAAGGTGATCGCCCGCCTCGGCGACACCTCGCACCTGGAGGGCTAAGGACATGGCTAAGACCGAAGATTTCAAGGCCAAGACCGACGACCAGCTCGCCGAACAGCTTGGCGAACTGAAGCGCGAGGCGTTCAACCTCCGCTTCCAGGCGGCCACCGGCCAGCTTGAAAAGGCCTCGCGCGTCAAGGAAGTGCGGCGCTCGATCGCCCGCATCAAGACGCAGCAGACCGAGCGCGCGCGCTCGGCCGCGAAGTAAGGAGACTATCGATGCCGAAGCGCATTCTGACCGGCACGGTGGTGTCCGACAAGGGCGACAAGACCGTCGTGGTGAAGGTCGAACGGAAGGTGAAGCACCCTCTGTACGGCAAGATCATCCGCCGCTCGAAAAAATATCACGCCCACGATGAGGACAATGCCGTCAAGGCTGGCGAAACCGTCCGCATCGAGGAAACGAAGCCGATTTCGAAGCTGAAGACCTGGAAGGTGCTCGACAAGGTCGACACCCACAGCAAGCCGAAGGTCGCCGAAGCGTAAGCGCAGGCGACCGGAGCCCCCGCGCAGGCGGGGGCCGCTCTCGAAACAGGGCGGGTCTGGATTTTCACGGAACCGCCGGGGCATCCCGGTAGGCCAAGGAAGAAGGAAATGCATCGATGATTCAGATGCAGTCACAATTGGAAGTCGCCGACAACAGCGGCGCGAAGCGCGTCCAGTGCATCAAGGTGCTCGGCGGCTCGAAGCGTCGCACCGCCGGCGTCGGCGACGTGATCGTCGTGTCGATCAAGGAAGCCCAGCCGCGCGGCAAGGTGAAGAAGGGCGACGTGCATCGCGCCGTCATCGTCCGCACCGCGAAGGACGTGCGCCGCGCCGATGGCTCGGTGATCCGTTTCGACAGCAACGCCGCCGTGCTCGTCAACAAGAACGAAGAGCCGATCGGCACCCGTATCTTCGGCCCCGTCGTCCGCGAACTGCGCGGCCGCGGCTATATGAAGATCATCAGCCTGGCGCCGGAGGTGCTCTGACCATGGCGAACAAGATCAAGAAGGGCGACACGGTCGTCATCCTGTCCGGCAAGGACAAGGGCAAGACCGGCGAAGTGACGCAGAGCCTGCCGAAGGACGGCAAGGTCGTCGTCGCGGGCGTCAATGTCATCACGCGCCACCGCAAGCCGAGCCAGACCAACCCGCAGGGCGGCCTGGAACGCAAGGAAGCGCCGCTGTTCGCAAGCAAGGTCGCGCTCGCCGATCCCAAGACCGGCAAGCCGACGCGCGTTCGTTTTGAAACCAAGGACGGCAAGAAGGTCCGCGTGGCCGTGAAGTCCGGGGAGACGATCAATGGCTGACAATTACACCCCGCGCATGCGCAAGCGCTACGACGATGTGATCGTCAAGGCGATGACCGAGAAATTCGGTTACAAGAATGCGATGGAAGTGCCGAAGATCGAGAAGATCACGCTCAACATGGGCGTCGGCGAAGCCACGCAGGACAAGAAGAAGGTCGAAGCGGCCGCTGCCGAGATGGAACTGATCGCCGGTCAGAAGCCCGTCGTGACCAAGGCGAAGAAGTCGATCGCCCAGTTCAAGCTGCGCGAAGGCATGCCGATCGGTTGCAAGGTCACCCTGCGCCGCGAACGCATGTATGAATTCCTCGATCGCCTGATCACGATCGCGATGCCGCGCATCCGCGACTTTCGCGGCGTGTCGGCGACCAGCTTCGACGGCCGTGGCAACTATGCCATGGGCCTGAAAGAGCAGATCATCTTCCCCGAGATCAACTATGACCGCATCGACCAGGTGCGCGGCATGGACGTGATCGTCACCACCACCGCCCGTACGGACGAAGAAGCCCGCGAACTGCTCAAGCTGTTCGGCTTCCCCTTCCCGATCGAAGCGCAGGAAAAGGAAGCCGCCTGATCCTTCGGGACCAGGCAGGCTCTTTCAAGAAGGAAAGAGAACTTAAGTCATGGCGAAACTGAGTTCGGTGAACAAGAACGAGCGTCGCAAGCAGCTGGTGAAGAAATATGCCGGCCGTTACGCGAAGCTGAAGGCGATTGCGGCGGACACGTCGCTCGACGATGGCGAGCGTCTGATCGCGCGCCTCAAGATGGCGGAAATCCCGCGCAATGGTAACCCGACCCGCATCCGCAACCGGTGCGAGCTGACGGGCCGCCCGCGCGCCTATTATCGCAAATTCCGGCTGTGCCGTATCCAGCTCCGCGATCTGGCTAACAAGGGCCTGATCCCCGGTGTTGTGAAGTCGAGCTGGTAAGGGACTGACAAGATGGCAATGACCGATCCCCTGGGTGATATGCTCACCCGCATCCGCAACGGCCAGCAGGCGAAGAAGGACAGCGTCCTGACTCCCGCCTCGACCCTGCGCGTCCGCGTTCTCGATGTTCTCCAGCGCGAAGGCTATATCCGCGGCTACAGCGAAGAAGCGCTGGGCGCGAAGGGCCAGCACAAGGGCATCCGCATCGAGCTCAAATATTTCGAAGGCCAGCCGGCGATCCGCCACGTGGCCCGCGTCTCGAAGCCGGGCCGCCGCATCTATTCGGGTTCGAAAGAACTGCCGATCGTGCGCAACGGCCTCGGCATCACCATCGTGTCGACCCCGCGCGGCGTTCTCTCGGACGCCGAAGCCCGCGAGCATAATGTCGGCGGCGAAGTGCTGGCGGAGGTGTTCTGATGTCGCGCATCGGTAAAAAGGCAGTCACGATCCCCGGCGGTGTCACCGCCGCGATCGACGGCGGCGAGCTGTCGGTGAAGGGTCCGAAGGGCACGCTGGCGATGCCGCTGTCCGACCTCATCAACTATGAAGTCGGCGAAGGCAGCATCTCGGTTCAGCCCGCGAACGACACGCGTGAAGCGCGCGCTTTCTGGGGCATGCAGCGCACGCTGGTCCAGAACCTGATCACGGGCGTGACCGAGGGCTTCACCAAGGTGCTCGAAATCACCGGTGTCGGCTATCGCGCCAACGCACAGGGCAAGAATCTGAAGCTGCAGCTCGGCTACAGCCACGATGTCGATTTCGCGGTGCCCGAAGGCATCGAGATTAAGACGCCGGACAATACGACGATCGAGATCAGCGGCATCGACAAGCAGAAGGTCGGCCAGGTCGCGGCGGAAATCCGCCGTTGGCGCAAGCCCGAACCCTATAAGGGCAAGGGCATCAAATATCGCGGCGAGTACATCTTCCGCAAAGAAGGCAAGAAGAAGTAAGCCATGGCACATCTTACCCCTTTCCAAAAACGCCGTCAGCGCGTTCGTACCGCCCTCCGCCAGCGCGCCGCTGGCCGTGCCCGCCTGTCGGTGCATCGTTCGGGCCGTCACATCTACGCACAGCTCATCGATGACGCTGCCGGGCAGACGCTCGCTTCGGCCTCGACGCTCGACAAGGATGTTCGCGGCAAGACCGGCGCGACCACGGCGGCCGCTGCCGACGTTGGCAAGCGCCTCGCCGCCGCCGCCAAGAAGGCGGGCGTGACGCAGGTCGTGTTCGACCGTGGCGGCTTCCTGTTCCACGGGCGCATCAAGGCGCTGGCCGACGCGGCTCGCGAAGGCGGATTGGAGTTCTAATCATGGCAGACGAAATTCAGAACGCCGAAGGCGCCGCCCCCGAGGCGCCGACCCCGACCGAAGGCCAGGCTCCGCGCCGCGGCCGTGGCGGTGGCCGCGATGGCGGTCGTGGCGGACGTGACGGTGGCCGTGGCCGCCGCGACGACCGTCGCCCGCGCGACGAGGATGGCGGCGAGGAGCTCATCGAAAAGCTCGTCCACATCAACCGCGTTTCGAAGACGGTGAAGGGCGGCAAGCGCTTCGGTTTCGCCGCGCTCGTCGTCGTCGGCGATGGCAAGGGCCGCGCCGGTTTCGGCCATGGCAAGGCGCGCGAAGTGCCCGAAGCCATTTCGAAGGCGACCGCTGCCGCGAAGAAGGCGATGATCCGCG from uncultured Sphingopyxis sp. carries:
- the rplB gene encoding 50S ribosomal protein L2 is translated as MALKSYNPTSPAQRGLILVDKSSLWKGKPVKALTEGKRKTGGRNNKGHVTSRGIAGGHKQKYRFIDFKRRKWDMPATVERLEYDPNRTAFIALVKYEDGELAYILAPQRLGVGDTVVAGKKTDVKPGNAMELSQMPVGTIVHNIEMKPGKGGQIARSAGTYAQVVGRDRGLVIVRLGSGEQRYIRGECMGTVGAVSNPDNQNTNLGKAGRNRWLGKRPLTRGVAKNPVDHPHGGGEGRTSGGRHPVTPWGKPTKGARTRHNKSTDKMIIRSRHAKKKR
- the rpsS gene encoding 30S ribosomal protein S19, coding for MARSVWKGPFVDLHLLKKAETAQDGGSTAPIKTWSRRSTILPQFVGLTFNVYNGRKFVPVSVNEDMVGMKLGEFAPTRFFPGHAADKKGKR
- the rplV gene encoding 50S ribosomal protein L22, producing MGKEKSPRRVADNEALSVGTQIRGSAQKLNLVAALIRGRKVEDAMNVLAFSKKAMAVDVRKVLASAVANAENNHNLDVDALVVKEASVGKSLSMKRWHARGRGKSTRIVKPFSRIRIVVREQEEEA
- the rpsC gene encoding 30S ribosomal protein S3 — protein: MGQKSNPIGLRLQVNRTWDSRWFAEGQDYGRMLVEDLKIRKYVFKTLPQAAISKVVIERPAKLCRVSIYAARPGVIIGKKGADIEKLRKKLGEMTGSDVSLNIVEIRKPEVDAKLVGQGIADQLERRVAFRRAMKRAVQSAMRLGAEGIRINCAGRLGGAEIARTEWYREGRVPLHTLRANVDYAEAEAHTAYGVCGIKVWIFKGEILGHDPMATDRLMLDAQTTGVRPAREDRR
- the rplP gene encoding 50S ribosomal protein L16, with the translated sequence MLQPKKTKFRKAFKGRIHGNAKGGTSLNFGSYGLKAMEPERITARQIEAARRAISRAIKRQGRLWIRIFPDVPVSSKPAEVRMGKGKGSPEFWAARVKPGRILFELDGVPGPVAALAFERAAMKLPIKTKVIARLGDTSHLEG
- the rpmC gene encoding 50S ribosomal protein L29 encodes the protein MAKTEDFKAKTDDQLAEQLGELKREAFNLRFQAATGQLEKASRVKEVRRSIARIKTQQTERARSAAK
- the rpsQ gene encoding 30S ribosomal protein S17, with product MPKRILTGTVVSDKGDKTVVVKVERKVKHPLYGKIIRRSKKYHAHDEDNAVKAGETVRIEETKPISKLKTWKVLDKVDTHSKPKVAEA
- the rplN gene encoding 50S ribosomal protein L14; amino-acid sequence: MIQMQSQLEVADNSGAKRVQCIKVLGGSKRRTAGVGDVIVVSIKEAQPRGKVKKGDVHRAVIVRTAKDVRRADGSVIRFDSNAAVLVNKNEEPIGTRIFGPVVRELRGRGYMKIISLAPEVL
- the rplX gene encoding 50S ribosomal protein L24, which produces MANKIKKGDTVVILSGKDKGKTGEVTQSLPKDGKVVVAGVNVITRHRKPSQTNPQGGLERKEAPLFASKVALADPKTGKPTRVRFETKDGKKVRVAVKSGETING
- the rplE gene encoding 50S ribosomal protein L5 — its product is MADNYTPRMRKRYDDVIVKAMTEKFGYKNAMEVPKIEKITLNMGVGEATQDKKKVEAAAAEMELIAGQKPVVTKAKKSIAQFKLREGMPIGCKVTLRRERMYEFLDRLITIAMPRIRDFRGVSATSFDGRGNYAMGLKEQIIFPEINYDRIDQVRGMDVIVTTTARTDEEARELLKLFGFPFPIEAQEKEAA
- the rpsN gene encoding 30S ribosomal protein S14 is translated as MAKLSSVNKNERRKQLVKKYAGRYAKLKAIAADTSLDDGERLIARLKMAEIPRNGNPTRIRNRCELTGRPRAYYRKFRLCRIQLRDLANKGLIPGVVKSSW
- the rpsH gene encoding 30S ribosomal protein S8 — translated: MAMTDPLGDMLTRIRNGQQAKKDSVLTPASTLRVRVLDVLQREGYIRGYSEEALGAKGQHKGIRIELKYFEGQPAIRHVARVSKPGRRIYSGSKELPIVRNGLGITIVSTPRGVLSDAEAREHNVGGEVLAEVF
- the rplF gene encoding 50S ribosomal protein L6 yields the protein MSRIGKKAVTIPGGVTAAIDGGELSVKGPKGTLAMPLSDLINYEVGEGSISVQPANDTREARAFWGMQRTLVQNLITGVTEGFTKVLEITGVGYRANAQGKNLKLQLGYSHDVDFAVPEGIEIKTPDNTTIEISGIDKQKVGQVAAEIRRWRKPEPYKGKGIKYRGEYIFRKEGKKK
- the rplR gene encoding 50S ribosomal protein L18, whose product is MAHLTPFQKRRQRVRTALRQRAAGRARLSVHRSGRHIYAQLIDDAAGQTLASASTLDKDVRGKTGATTAAAADVGKRLAAAAKKAGVTQVVFDRGGFLFHGRIKALADAAREGGLEF
- the rpsE gene encoding 30S ribosomal protein S5 — its product is MADEIQNAEGAAPEAPTPTEGQAPRRGRGGGRDGGRGGRDGGRGRRDDRRPRDEDGGEELIEKLVHINRVSKTVKGGKRFGFAALVVVGDGKGRAGFGHGKAREVPEAISKATAAAKKAMIRVPLRDGRTLHHDGRGVFGAGNVTLRSAPAGTGIIAGGPMRAVFESLGVADVVTKSVGTSNPYNMIRATFEALGEQTSPKSVAQRRGKKVSDLIKRGGASDRAAEAEAAAVTE